The proteins below come from a single Oerskovia jenensis genomic window:
- a CDS encoding FAD-dependent oxidoreductase gives MSEVVRADLPVVVIGGGPVGLAAAAHLLERGLEPVVLEAGDGPGAAVSSWGHVRLFSPWRYDVDDAARRLLEPTGWRAPDLDRLPTGGELVDQYLVPLAATEQIASRLRTRTRVLAVARDGADRTRSLGRERRAYRVRTVGADGRVEDVLARAVIDASGTFTTSNPLGTSGLPAVGEAQAEAFVTGPLPDVLGTARERFAGKHTLVVGMGHSAANTLLSLVELAESAPGTTVTWAIRGGSARRLFGGGADDELPARGLLGTRLQAAVEASRLTLVRWVSIEQLVPAQDTVRVLGRSRDDALDLKVHAIVNATGFRPDLDMLREVRLDLDPVVESPRRLAELIDPNFHSCGTVPPHGETLLQHPDDGFYLAGMKSYGRAPTFLLATGYEQVRSIAAALAGDRAAADLVQLNLPATGVCSTDLALEAEDEDGGSCCGTAPAEPQLVTLGIGAPPGFATGVVHGRSGDEPTPSSTCG, from the coding sequence ATGAGCGAGGTCGTGCGTGCGGATCTTCCGGTCGTGGTGATCGGTGGGGGACCGGTGGGGCTGGCCGCGGCTGCCCATCTGCTGGAGCGGGGCCTGGAGCCGGTCGTGCTCGAGGCGGGCGACGGGCCGGGCGCGGCGGTTTCCTCCTGGGGTCACGTGCGCTTGTTCTCGCCGTGGCGCTACGACGTCGACGACGCCGCACGACGCCTGCTCGAGCCCACCGGATGGAGGGCCCCTGATCTGGACCGGCTGCCCACGGGCGGCGAGCTCGTGGACCAGTACCTGGTGCCGCTGGCCGCGACCGAGCAGATCGCGTCGCGGTTGCGGACCAGGACACGGGTGCTGGCCGTGGCTCGCGACGGTGCGGACAGGACCAGGTCCCTGGGCCGGGAGCGGCGCGCGTACCGGGTGCGGACCGTGGGGGCGGACGGGCGGGTCGAGGACGTCCTGGCCCGCGCGGTGATCGACGCGTCCGGGACGTTCACCACGTCCAACCCGCTGGGGACCAGCGGTCTTCCAGCCGTCGGCGAGGCGCAGGCGGAGGCCTTCGTCACGGGCCCGTTGCCCGACGTCCTGGGAACGGCCCGTGAGCGGTTCGCAGGCAAGCACACGCTCGTCGTCGGGATGGGGCACTCGGCCGCGAACACGTTGCTGTCCCTGGTCGAGCTCGCGGAGTCCGCGCCGGGCACCACGGTGACCTGGGCGATCCGCGGTGGGTCGGCGCGGCGCCTGTTCGGCGGCGGGGCCGACGACGAGCTGCCCGCGCGCGGGCTCCTGGGCACCCGCCTGCAGGCCGCGGTGGAGGCCAGCCGGTTGACGTTGGTGAGGTGGGTCTCGATCGAGCAGCTCGTCCCCGCCCAGGACACCGTGCGGGTCCTGGGCCGTTCGCGCGACGACGCGCTGGACCTGAAGGTCCACGCGATCGTGAACGCGACCGGGTTCCGCCCGGACCTGGACATGCTGCGCGAGGTGCGCCTGGACCTGGACCCGGTGGTCGAGTCCCCGCGCCGCCTGGCCGAGCTCATCGACCCGAACTTCCACTCGTGCGGCACGGTGCCCCCGCACGGGGAGACGCTGCTCCAGCACCCCGACGACGGGTTCTACCTCGCCGGGATGAAGTCCTACGGGCGGGCCCCGACGTTCCTGCTCGCCACCGGGTACGAGCAGGTCCGCTCGATCGCCGCCGCCCTCGCGGGCGACCGGGCCGCGGCGGACCTGGTCCAGCTGAACCTGCCCGCCACCGGTGTGTGCTCGACCGACCTGGCGCTGGAGGCCGAGGACGAGGACGGCGGCTCGTGCTGCGGGACAGCACCCGCCGAGCCCCAGCTGGTCACCCTCGGGATCGGGGCACCGCCCGGGTTCGCGACCGGCGTGGTGCACGGTCGCTCCGGGGACGAGCCGACGCCGTCGAGCACCTGCGGGTGA
- a CDS encoding ArsR/SmtB family transcription factor produces MTTTTDLPLAPAGTAGATCCAPLVRQAADPRTARDLARSFKALADPTRVQLLSIVASHDGGEACVCDLTEPVGLSQPTVSHHLKILVDAGLLTREQRGRWAYYSLVPGALTALADTLIETTR; encoded by the coding sequence ATGACCACGACGACGGACTTGCCCCTCGCACCAGCCGGCACGGCTGGCGCCACCTGCTGCGCGCCGCTGGTCCGCCAGGCCGCCGACCCCCGGACCGCGCGCGACCTCGCGCGCTCCTTCAAGGCGCTGGCCGACCCCACCCGGGTCCAGCTGCTCTCGATCGTCGCCTCCCACGACGGCGGCGAGGCCTGCGTGTGCGACCTCACCGAGCCCGTCGGCCTCTCCCAGCCGACCGTCAGCCACCACCTCAAGATCCTCGTCGACGCCGGCCTCCTCACCCGCGAGCAGCGCGGCCGCTGGGCCTACTACTCGCTCGTCCCGGGCGCCCTCACCGCGCTCGCCGACACCTTGATCGAGACGACGCGCTGA